ATTTGAAATATTCTGCCAAGTCTGGTTATTAATATTACCTTGGCATTGAAGTCAGCATCTAGAAGTATGTTAGCTGACTTCAGATCTCTGTGAATGACTGGGGGCTTGCAATGCTTATGCAGATACTCTAAGCCTCTGGTCAACACAGCCCAAATTATTTCTTACTACATATAACATTTGATGTACATAATGAACTTGAGTGACCCTAGAGTCTCACCTAGCCGTGTCAAGAGCTATTTTCATCCGTTTGTGCCATGTCAATGCTGAACCATTTGAAGACCCTGAGGGAAATAGTGttaacaaaaaagaattgcTTCCTTCTTTAATATCCACACTCAACCTCTATTACAATTTTAAGTAAAATGATGGAAAAGTCCTTTACCATACAATTGAGTCTCCAAAGAACCATTTTGCATTAGTTCATAAACAATAAACCTCGCCTCACCATGGATACAGTAACCCAACAGCGAGATGATATTTTGGTGCTGCATTTTACTTAAGAAACCCACCTCAATCTGCAATCACAAGAAGCCTCCTTATAAAATACCAAAAACGCACTAACAAATTCTGACGATTAAAAATAAGAATGACAAGATGGCTTAAAGCTCACCTCATATACTTTGGAGGCATCTTGGCTTCCACAATCAAGCTTCTTGACAGCAATATGCATGTCATCATCCAACATCCCCTTGTAAACACAGCCGAATGCGCCTTGCCCCAATATGTTGCTCTCCTTAAAACCATTCGTCGCCTTTTCCAACATCTTTAAGTCCATCACTAGAATAGAGACGTTCCTGTTAACCATCTTCAAGGAACTGAATCTATCCAACAACGAAGGCACCGACAGCCCCATTGCTGCTTCCTCAGAATCTAACCACCACCGATGTACAATAATCCAAAGTAAGCATCACGTAGTGCTCTAGTCGATAACCATGCTATTAATTCGAATATGTTCAAACagacaatcaacatttttttacGGCCAAAGACAATCAATATTAGAAAGTACCTAAAACTGGATACTAGCATAAAATGAATACCTGAGCTCTGAGCACCATCTCTTTGTGCTCTGCGCTTACGCTTGCTGTGAAAGCTCCACCAACATACTGAAAAGAGCACACTTGCGCCCAGCGAAGAGCAAGCAACAATGAGCGCTATAAGTAACTTCTTTTGTGAGTCCATTGGACACTTCACACCTAAAAACCAAGGTCCTTGACTGAATGAGAACTGTAACTTATGAACTTTAGAAGCACAGAAATGAATCAGTTCACAAGGCTTTGATATATCCAAGCAGTTCGTTTGGAGAAACCAGAAGAAGATACAATTTCGGGCCAAACAAAATGGAAGTCGCCTGCCGATTGACTAACTGATTGAATGGATAACTTCAGCAATATAAGATGTCATTCGAGATTCTTCAACAAGCATAAATTTTGAGGGAGACAAGGGCCACAAGGCTGACTTTGGACACTCACCTGGAGAGAAACAGGACAAACAGGAGATAAAGCTGACAGTGAGCAAACAGGAGATGGAGAGAAGGACTGAGGAAGGTAAATCAAAGCATCAGTCCAAATGGGCACATGGAAAGGAAGCTGAAGCTTCATTCTTTCTcttctgttccttcataggaaGAACCCATGAGGATGGAGGCATCTGAGAAATCAGAAACCCAGAAAGATTATGCTCCGGTAGCTGTCGGTTGaagaacttttcttctttttttcctaaagCCCCCTCCTTTTGTTCCTTTGAATGAACAGAAAAAGGGTGCAAAAGAGGAGAACTTTCAGAAAAGCAGAATCTTGTTGGGGCTGAGGGGTGACGACTTCTCTGCAACACAATTCTGTGAGCAGTCAATGAGCAGCAGCACAATCTGTTCCCATACCCACCAAGGAAAAAGCTGTGGAGGAGCAGATGGTACGTACagacagaattttttttgtttttgtttttttttggacagGCTTGGAAACTCGGTTTTGCTGAGCCAACACCCAAATGGAAGAGGTAGCTTAAAGCCTCCTCGttcacaaagaagaaaaagggtaaaaatctACTCgcccaaatgaaaaagaaaagaatattcttttattttgttatgcaACCTGTGAAATTTATAGATTTTCTACCTATCCTTGTGGATGTATGATATGGTCTGAGTGACATGTACTCCACTAATCCATTAATTAGTCAATCAAGAACTTTTTACAAACATGTATCATACAGAAAtgtattgggaaaaaaaaaagctaaatatAATTAACCATTACTAATTTTTCAATGTTGGAAGTTACGTGGGACATTGTCTTTTGTTTAAGATAATCATGCGGTGGGACTTTTAGCATCTCTTCGTTTGTCTGGGTCTCGCATTGCTGATGTGATGCTCTTACACATTTGAATAATCCTGCTTTAGCTTATTTAGTCTGGAGCCCAACACCATCTGCCCTCGTCTCTTGTTTTCATACAAGAGGTTGAAGAACCCACATGAATTCTAGACCTAAATCACTTGTCAATCCTTCGAGGAATCTTAATTTACTCCAAATGAGGCCGCTCGATAACGggtattatatattttttatattcattgTTATCTATCTTCACGTGTCGGTTTAAACTTTTAGGTTGAAATTTCTAACAATTCACTTTGTGAATGTGTCAATTGTCCCCCCTCTTAATCAAATTTCACATGCCGCCGTTTGAAATCCGATTTTTATATTCAAGTGGTCTCCGCCTTTAAACTATCTAACAGTCATGATGTGTCAACAGCCGACAATCAATGCCGACCCATTTATCTACAAGGTTTTCCATATGCATGATAGAGAACTTTGGGGGGGGGTTAGTTGGACAGCATGCATCAGATGAATTCTTTTATTCAAAGTGAGATTGATTCCTTCGAATGAGAATGCTCTCCTACCCCAACATTATTTAGGAATAATCTCAAGGGGGGATGGTTTCACCAACTCTTGATCCCGAGAAGAAACATGTCACTTCTCTTTTCTTAAAGTTAAGTTAAACATGCAAAGTACAACCACTCTCAACCCTATCACTATGGTTCTGTCAACCAGAACCACCAATCTGGACAGTGAAGCTCGGACCACATGGCGAAAATAGCAACGGAGGAGGGCCCTCTTTCCTTGGTAGGTCATAAATGCTTGCGCGAATAAAGATAGCAAAGCTAGATAGGAAGTTAGGTCATCGAATCAATGAACGAAAGATAGAATAACCAGCGGCGTTGATCTCCAAAGTACCGATTTGTCGAGCAGCAAATATCGCCGGTCGTATCCCGGCGTCGGGCAGACCGCATGAGGTAAGCCGGTCGCTCGTTGAGTTATGACGCGAGATTAGGGGAGGACTTGCGGGTAGAGCTGGCAATATGGGTCAAGAAtccatatttaaaaatgtaggtcataaatgaattacttaacaaatttaaatgggttataaatgagtCACTTAATAAtttaatgggtcttaaatgagttttaaatgagttataaatgggCTAGctaactatcttaagtgagtcaatttttttatttttttgtgtccataatgttttggtaatataattttttaatgtacAATAAGTTTTGCTAAATTGGATTGCATATGTAAGCGTTTTAGTAATTTAGGCCGAGTCGGGTATGAATTGTTAGATttgtactatatgaaaatgagtcaaatcgtattaaattggtcaatatgggtcggaccacaTTCGACCCAATCAAATCCACCTATTCGACCCAAACACTCTACATTATATTATGTATCATTCAAAGATGACAATTGAGGCCGGCCCAGCCATCGACTAGGTGGTCTCAGCTCGAGATCAATCGAGCTGAAGCGGGCTTTGTGACAAAATGTCCTGATTCagggttgggtcgggtcgggtcttaGTCGTCCAAAATTGAAGGTGGTTCGGAGAAGAGAACAAAGAGAAACCATGGCTGAACTGACCTTAAGTATTTAGCCTCTCTGGTTCACGGCGAAGTCAGCATAGTGGGCCCTTCACGGATACTAATCTCTCTTCTATCAGCCCGAGAGGCCCAATGTGCAGTGTCATGGGCCTACTAATTTCTCTTAGTTGGGCTTCAAATTCAAGTCAATTTGGCCGACCCGAAACTCCATTCTTGACCATTGGGAAGCTGACGAAACATCCAAGTCTGCCAACTGCCATCACATCACACcgtcaaaaaatttgaattcggGACAAGACCATACTTAGCCGAAATTTGAATTTACGTTTTTGACCCCAAAACAATTGAATTAAGGATAAATTCAATTATGTGTTAATTATTAGTGGAGCCAGCAAAAGATTCTTTCTCTCCTAATTTCGAGGTAAATGGTAAATGTCTACGTCACTTGCACTCAACGGTAATACTCAAAATTCAGAATTATACAAACGATATGCTTTTTTAGGATGACAAGCATGTCGGGTCTTGGGTGCACCAAACTTGACCATATGATCCAATACTAAACAACATTCTTTGTTGCGGTCCAAATGAAGAAGGAACCTTTCGATGGTCAAAACTAAGCAGCCAAGAGAATCGTATACATCATCAACCAGAGGCAAAAACAacatgaattcaatttttttccggaaaaattatcctaaatctattacaattttaccaattcattcctaaatctcttttgtgctaattcaattctaaccTTTTCGTATCTGTGTCATTTCGATCCATTTGGTCGGCCGATGCTAACgtgacaaaattttaataatatttaatatttctatttctttctttttttctttctcattttcccCTCTTTCCCCCGTGGCCGGCGAGCATCTCcgaccactaggcgagggccatAAAACCCTCACTTGGCCTCGCCCACGACAACCGAGGCCATGTGCGCCTTCGCCGCGGCCCCGGCAAGGTTGggctcgcctagatccggggaGGACATCGTGCCTCGCGATGCCCAGGCTTCGCAATGCTAAGTGAGGGTTGCAAAACCCAAGCCAATCACCGACGAGGGCTTCGGCCATAGCTCGCCAACCCAAGGGGGGATGGGAAAGgtgaaaattgagaaagaagaaaaaaatgaaacattaaatttggaaaaaatccaaaaaatggccCGAAGTCCTCGTGTTTTCCCAAATAAGAgccccaagtgaatcttgtttcaaaaaagggctcgaaatcttcatattttttcaaataagggccccaagtgaatactgtttcaaataaggacttgaaatgatcataaaatttcaaaaaagggcctgatttaagggtattttagtctttttacttatttaatttttttcttttttattattctttttgttttctgttttctcaccatcaaaaaaaaaaaaaaaggaaaattggacattcacaagcgggagggctgcccctcccgccttTGGCCGCCGAcccaccgccggtggggggGTCGACGGGCAGAGCaaaggccggcggggtcgccgccGACCCCGCCGGTCCGAGGCTAGGGCCTCCGGCCCTTGCCAAaatcgggagagggtcgggccctctctcggatctaggtgagggccgacGGTCCCCGCCCATATTGGGGACCGCCACCTGCCGCCCCATCGCCGGTGGGGGTCGCCCGGTCAAGGCGACCCTTGGCCCGGCCCCGGGCGATGGCCGGcagggtcgccggcgaccccgccggccttcgCCCCGCCCACCGACCCCCCACCGGTTGTGGGCCGGCaaccacaagcgggaggggcagccctctcgCCTGtgcatgagtttttttttttttaatcaaaaaaaagaaaaaaaatgaataaaaaaattaaaatgtgaaatgacgcaAACGCCCTTCgggccggacccttttttgaaacattgtgaatactt
This genomic interval from Rhodamnia argentea isolate NSW1041297 chromosome 4, ASM2092103v1, whole genome shotgun sequence contains the following:
- the LOC115726369 gene encoding probable receptor-like protein kinase At1g80640, giving the protein MDSQKKLLIALIVACSSLGASVLFSVCWWSFHSKRKRRAQRDGAQSSDSEEAAMGLSVPSLLDRFSSLKMVNRNVSILVMDLKMLEKATNGFKESNILGQGAFGCVYKGMLDDDMHIAVKKLDCGSQDASKVYEIEVGFLSKMQHQNIISLLGYCIHGEARFIVYELMQNGSLETQLYGSSNGSALTWHKRMKIALDTARGLEYLHKHCKPPVIHRDLKSANILLDADFNAKLADFGLAVTEVTRKKNRVKLSGTLGYVAPEYVLDGNLTDKSDVYAFGVVLLELLLGRRPLEKLAPTQCQSVVAWAMPQLTDRSRLPDIVDPVIKDTMDVKHLYQAAAVAVLCLQPEPIYRPLITDVLHSLIPLVPVELGGTLKTERSAPY